TCAAGTGGTGAAGCACGTGAATGTGAGCATCATAGCCCCTGTGATGCTATGAATTTAGCATGCTTGTCGGGCCAGCCATACCCATGGGTAACTCTTGCTGATTGTGAAGGCAGTTATTAGTTTGCCCTCTTAACATAATACAGGCCTTGTCTTTTGTCAAGTCCCAAAATGTATTTTGGGCTGGAGCAATGTTTCTCAAACTTTTTGTAGAAGTGACCTCCTTTTGGGCCTGTTTCCCTAGGACTTCTTTGAGTAAGACCCCTTTCTGGCCAAGGACCAGTGAACAACcagctggtggcagcagcagttCAGCTTCTCCAAGATGAGCATATGAGGACTTGTAGTTCCTGGTTACATTGTGTGTAAACACATGCTCCCCACTTTTGATGGAGCCACTTCTAGTAATCTTATAattgattaatttttaaagaaatgcttagTTCTTTCTAATCCTTTGTACCTTTTCATAGTAGCTTGGGAGTTAAAACTGTCTGAGAAATATCCAGGCTAAAGCGTCTCTCTTACTATGGTGATGACAAAGGTGATGTTAAGATcttaggagaaggaagaaagagttcATTATCCCTTCATGTGTTGCAACTGGCTTTTCTTATGGCTGTGTGCTGTAAAGAGGAATATGAGAGAACGTAGTTACATCTGAAGGAAGCACAAACATAAAGGATTGGCCAGAGTCAAAGGAAAAGTGTTTTAGCAGGCATCAGAGATGAGAGTGTTGTTCTGTAATTCAAGTGTGACCTTAAGAACACCTTATACAATGGTTCTAATACTTCCCTATCTTTACTAAAAGCACTTCATGGCGTGCCGTCTTCAAtcacattagcttttttttttttttaagctgcatcACTCTGGCAGTACATACTTTTAATCCAGTCTACCAACacactcttctctcttctttctttatctcttctttcttcatctgcttctccagctttatttaaaaatttcttaTCATTGCCCCCTCAGCACATGACCTTTGTACATTGTACTATTAAACTTTGTCCTGTTTCTGTTCCTTCAGATGAGCAAGAGCTCTGGGATGCAGTTTTAAAACTTCAGGAGGCAAAAAAGATTCAATTGCATCATAAAGTATCTGAGACTAAATTGCTAGAAGTCCAGTATTCTGCCTTTAAAGTTGGGCTCCATGGGTTCGACTGTATCCAAACGTGAACTGTGTTTGCTTGGTTCACACTGATACCCATCTGGTACTTAGGTGACCTGAGGTCTTAGTACTTTCTTCTAGCTAGGGGGGTTAAGCTGCCATACTGAGCTGATAATAAGCTACGTATGTGAGTCCCAAAGGGACTAGAGTGCTGCTCAGCCATCGTGCGTGGCCTAGTGAAGCAGTTCTAGCAGCATCCCTCAGCTTTGTGCTGAGTGGACTGCCGCTTATGCAGGGCACCTCTAAGACTCCTCTTGGAGTACAGAGGCATCCATCACTACCTGGAGACTTAGTGtgcaaaaaaaagatattttccaggGCTCAGCTAAAAGGTCAGATGTGTATTCTTTGCCCCACTTAAATGCCAGAGAGCTGCAAGGCCTCCCTGATGGCTGTGGTTCTCTGAGAGCTTATATGCAGCAGTCCAGAAAAGTTCATGATCTTTAGAAATTCTAGCCAGAAAGTCACTGTCTACAGGGACAAACCAGAACGTCTGCACCCAGGTAGAACGAACATTAGATTGTTGCCGTTCCTCCAAACATTGCAGGAGATACACCTTCCTCACTATTTCCTTGGTTTGTAGGGACTTTTACTTAATACCTCAATAGGAGAAAAGGAGCTGTTCAATTATAACAGCTGAGTAGCTGAAGCGTGACTGCAAAGGTGAGCTTGTAACATGAATATGTGGCCAGAAGATGTCAATGCTGAAGGTGAAACAAGGAGAAGGATGCATTGAACTTTTATTTCAGGAGAAATTTATgagtgttttgtttgctttacagTAAGATTTCTCTCAGGATTGCTAATCATATCTTGCATTTGTGTACAAGTGCAAGGCTTCAGACATACTTGTGTGTATATGAGATGGTGATCTCTTGCTCAAAGTAAAGGATGTTCCATGATTCAGAATTCCTGAATGCAAATCTCTTTTAACTGGTAAGTAGCAATACACCAAGATGAACACCATAAACATTAAAAGCCTTTTCTGAACGTTTCTAATGCTGTGCAGACTTAGAAGGCAAGCAATCATACTCTCCAGGCCTCCTCGTTCTCAAAAGCTGTCGTTGTGATACACAAGCTATTCATTTATCCAAAGCATTACCTTTGCATTTACCTGGGCTCATCATGCCTATGGAGCGGAGGTTACCTCATGTATTTTGTTCTTCTAACTCagtgaaagacaaaagaaatgcCAGGTGGACTTCTGAGGTTGAGAGGAAGGTAAATGCACAGGATGTTTCAACAGTAATGCAGGAACTGCACAGGCAGCTCTACAGGCTTTTACATTCCTGGATAGAGTATTGCTTTGtgtctttctccttctttatGTTTGTTGCTAGCAATGCCTTTCCTCTGAATGAACTCTGTAATAAGTGATGTTGCCACTTGGGAGGATGAAGGGAGGCAGATAAATAACGAAGGATCTAAGATGGCCAGTAAGATACTAGCAGGTGTTGCGAGAAATCAGTCAGGCAAAGCAGGGGGAGACAAAGATATAGCTTACATGTTGGACAACTGTGTGTTTGCAGTCCAGATCTAGGGCCTGGCCAAATCCTGAGCATGACACACAGACCCTTAGATTTTAATGCCTCCTAGAGCGATCTATTTGCAGACctgcagaggaaggcaaaaaaaactAGTAGAAGACACATTATGcatcaagagaaataaaaaatcttTCCGAACTCCAGTGAAAGCCCTGAGGCATGGGATTAATATAACTATAATGCCAATCAGCAGTGGTCTAGTCTCTGTTCTTCCACATTTGTGCATACCAACACATCAAATGTCAAGGAATTTATAAGTTTAAGTTTCCATCTTCAGGGATTCTCCTATTCTGTTGTACAGGCATGTCCATCGGCCTCTCAGGCTCCGTCTTACATGACTGAAGGGTACTGCTTCCATATGCAGCGTGGAAGAGTATTTCAGTCCTTCATTCATTAGAGAGCTCGAAGCCTTCTTTAAATTTTCAGTTCAGATACACTCAGGATCACTCACTGTACAAGCACTTGATCACGTCATGAAGTCAGTGTCCCTCTCTGAGATTTAGTTCTGAAACATAAAGAGTTACAACCTCCCCGTTCAGTCTTCCCTGGGCTAGACTAAACAAGACAAGATCTTCTAATTCTTCCAAGAAAGAGGTACATTTCGTTCCCCTGAAACATCCCATAAATGCTTCTTTGCACCTGTTCAATTTAAGTAACACTTTCTAACATAGGTGGCTAAACCTGCGCTCAGGCCTTACAGCTCTCCTGCAAACAATACGCCTCTCAGTTTTTAACTGCGCCTTAGGTAACTTCTTTCTTTGCAATGAGAAAACCACTGTCAGGAAGTAACGCCTTCTTGGTAGCCCCAAATAAGAATGAATTGACACTGCCCTAGCAGCTGGGAGCTCTGAGTCTCCAGATAGCGACAGATGCCTCCCTACTCCAAGAAGAGCCTGAGAGGTGCCCTCCATCACCCGCAGCCCACTCTACCTGAGGTTGAGGGCTGCTGCTAAGCCTGAGCTCTGAACACTGTCCTGTTAACTAGTCAGTGCACACtggccaagcctgaaagcagctCTCCAGGTAAAGGTGTAGCAGAAATATCTGCCAGATGTCTATTTTTCACACCCAGATGTCCATACCTGCCTGATTCTGAGGTCATTGATCACTGTAGATGTGTTTGCGCGCCGTTAAGTGGAGCAACTGGTCCTGTTCCAAAGTAAGAATAGGGGAGAAGTGTCTGGGAGACTGCAGACTAGTTCAACCTGGCTTCTGCACCTGGCAAATTGGTAAGAAAGTGTAACATGTAGAACCAGTAGACACGTTTCTGCTGTATGCAGAAGAAGAGTCAATGGGGTTCTATAGAGAGAGATCATGcatcaaaatgcaatttttacAGAACTACAGCAGCCCGTTTCCAGGGTAGGTTACTCTCCGAAACCATAGAAGACAGTGTTTTAGGCCACTCCTGGGGAAAAGGAGAATATTTACTTGAAAAAGATTTTGTGGAATATAATGCTGCTATATGCATAAACTGTCCCTTACTTTACATCCTCTGCACAACGGCTGTAACTACACTTTAGTTCTTGCCTTCACTACCCCTCAGTTCAAAGCATTTATTGcgggttttttcctcttttccagtctctgaaggaaaagagaggagtGGGGACGAAGATTCTGGGAACTGGGGTTTCCCGCCTGTGCCACGCACAGTCCCAGGAGGATGCACCTACGCAGTCTGGAGGGGAGCAGGTCTGCGAGCGAGGGACAGGATGTATCTGCTGTGCCGAGGAGACAAAGGTTGCCTCCTCATTACCCccacacaaacaaaaatacaggaaTACATGTACCCACCCACGCACTTATATGTAGACATATAGAACTTTACCTACTTCACCCACCCATGATCACATACCGTTTCATGCATCTATCTACAGTTCATCCGTGGCGCGGTAATGTGTTTCGATGGGTTATACAGGCGCGAGGAATACCTGCGGGCAAACACGTGCATGTGCACTCGTGTCTTGCCCTGTGTGAGCATCCTTGGGTGGCTGCgcaggcggcggggcccggcgccggcggccgcggccgggagcgcggagccggcggtgccgcagcgcggggcggagcggcgcggcgcggagcgggcgggctgcgggagcggctgccgccgccgcctgcgctgaGCGGCGGCGAACaaagggccgggccgggggggcggcgggagcccgcgggcggccgcgctgggggcgccggcggggcaaggagcggccgctgccggccccgccggggggaggcgggcggcgaggagcggggccgagcccgccgcggagccgccggggattggctcggctcggctcggcgtgCGCCGGAGGTGATTTGGGGAAGCCATCTGCTGCACCAGCGATTTTGCCGATTTCAGCCGgtttgtgtgtgctggagggagaagggaggcggaggggggggaggaggggaaggtagtcgctctttttttttttttttttttcaacttttgacGGGATTACGGCCGCGGCAGCTGCGCTCAGGCGGTGCCTCCGAgggcagccccggcgctgccgcagcgctgcccgccgcagccctaggcaggaggcaggggaagccggcggccggcggcgcatCCTCCCCGCAGCGGCAGCGCCTCTCTCTGCCCGTGCGCCGCTGCTCGATGCGCCCGGATTTAGAGAGGGAGGGCTCGCCCATCCTCGCGGCGCCTTCCCCTCTAGCGAGGGGCAGCGCATTTGCCAAGcggagggtttaaaaaaaaaaaaaaaaggagagaaaaggaggaaaatagagCGGCGGGCAACATGGCCACTCTGCTCCGGAAAATCGGCCTCATTCGGCTGCACAACAGGGACACGGAGGACCCcaagcaccaccaccaccaccaccaccaccaccacaaccaccgcagcagcagcagcggccagCAGGGCTCGGCGCTGCGGGCCAagggcagccagaagaacagcaagcaacaaggcggcggcggcggcggcggcggctgcagcagcagcagcagcaccagcagcagcagcagcagcagcgagggcagccccggcggccAGCGGAGCAAGAAGGGGCCGGaggcggcgcagcccggcccgggcggcggccgggagAAGCCGAGGGAGGCGGCCAAGGAGCCGGGCCAGGCGCAGGAGAGCAGGGCgccgcagggcggcgggggccggcccggctcggcgccgcTGGTGCCGCTGCCGTCGGGCTCGGCGCCGCTGGTGCCCGCCGGCcggcagcagcactgcacgcaAGTGCGGACGCGGCGGCTGatgaaggagctgcaggacatCGCCCGCCTCAGCGACCGCTTCATCTCGGTGGAGCTGGTGGACGAGAGCCTCTTCGACTGGAACGTGAAGCTGCACCAGGTGGACAAGGACTCGGTGCTGTGGCAGGACATGAAGGAGACCAACACGGAGTACATCCTGCTCAACCTCACCTTCCCCGACAACTTCCCCTTCTCGCCGCCCTTCATGCGGGTGCTCAGCCCCCGCCTGGAGAACGGCTACGTGCTGGACGGCGGGGCCATCTGCATGGAGCTGCTCACCCCGCGCGGCTGGTCCAGCGCCTACACGGTGGAGGCGGTCATGAGGCAGTTTGCAGCCAGCCTGGTCAAGGGGCAGGTAGGGAGGTccatgcgtgtgtgcgtgtgcgtgtgcgtatgtgtgtgtgtgtgtgtgtgtgtgttggatgGGCCCAACGGAGGGCAGCTGGTCAAGCCCCTCAGGGGCTGACCTTGGCCAAGCCGGGGTGACACTTCTCCCCGGGGTCCGAGCATCACCGGTGGGAAGGAGATAGGGGCACGcatgttttgttcttttgggGTCCCTCCTCAGATCGCGCGGAGGAAGTGTGCGGCAGCTCGGAGGGGTGAGGAACAAATGCATCTGCGGCGTCCTCCTGCGTGTCTTTTGTGCCTGCACTCGGCACTGCTGCTTGGTGCACCCCAACACACGCCCCTGAGGGACACCTGCCTCCCCCCACGCCAAAAGGGATTCTTTGGGTTTCAGTGGGGTTTGGCATTCGAGTCTCTGTCTCCTGCTCTTCACCCGTTAGCCAGCCATACTTGCTGGTCTCCTGCTAGAAGTCCTGCCACCAGCTTAGGATGCAACGCCTGGAGCTGCGGCTCCCAGCTCTTTGTCAGGTGCTGTCCTGTACTCCTCCGAATCATACAAGGGGAGAAGAGGGGACCCCCCCTTCCAGCACCCTTTGCTCCCAGCTTTCAACTTGCACCAGACAAAGGGTTGGACCAGGGTCACACCTGgacttcttgcctgagctgctggCAAAGTTCTGCCCATTCAGAAATCTCACTGCCTGAAAGAAACGAGTAAATCAGGATACGTGCTTCAGTTGCAGCAGTTAGAAAATTCCTGCCAGGTCTTCCTTCTGGAGCAGTTTCTTAGTTCCCTCAGCAGAGGATGTCAAACGCTAGGCCATTTTCTCCCAGCTGAACACACTGGggttttatgcctttttttttttccttcctgcagattatcctttttttctttctctcctgcagaATATGCTTGGCAGAGAAGTATTGCATAGGGTAGTTTAAATAAATGGGTACATATTTCAGCTGAAACTCATAGCCTGCCCTTATTTATGGTCATTATAGTGGACAATATAATCTCAGTTACGTGGCTGTGGCAGGCTGATTTTTCAGCTTTGCTTCATGGATGCCCTTGAATCCAGTGGGCACACAGAGCTCCCTATCTGTCAGTAAATGATGCTAAGTAACTCCTTCAATTTGTATCTGGGCAAGGAGGgcagaaagagtaaaataataacgtattttttgtttgtttaagaaaatgAGGTTACTCCTGTTTGCCTCTGTGGAACTGCTTGCATGAGCAGAAGTAAAGACTCAGTTTGTCTTGACaccaattatttattttgtttatttaacagACTCTTTTGTAAatggcttttcctcttttttccctgtttgatttaggcctcctgctcctttttttAACCAGATAGCGTTTTTCTCTGCACTTCATTTGAAGAGGTCAGGTTCTCTAGGTCACCTTGGGTTATAAAAAACatctactagaaaaaaaaaaaagagccttaatTCACCTTGAGGCCGAGGCATATTGAAGCTTTGTAGCTACTAGTCTCACTGGATGTTAATccatctctttttaaaatgatcatTACGTCTCATTATTTTAAACAGGATTTAGAAGGACAATGCTAAATTCTCACCATTGTTTAACAATTGAATCCCGTTCTGCAGTACTGAGTGTTGAATGTGAAAAGATTAAAGGAAGGTTTACTGGGATCGTAGAAGGACTCAGTAAAGAAACACATTACATTGTTTGGTTACTAATACATATATAGTTACACGTTATATAACCTGATACTTTTCTTCCCTAAACCACTGAAAAGATTTCTAGAAAGTAATAATAATTTCTGGTAACAAAGGATGTTTATATCTGCATCATTAATAAACAGATTTAAGataaaaaaagtttcagtaaCATCCTTCCAGAAGTTTAAGGCATTAATTATAAAAAAGAGAATG
This genomic interval from Struthio camelus isolate bStrCam1 chromosome 2, bStrCam1.hap1, whole genome shotgun sequence contains the following:
- the UBE2QL1 gene encoding ubiquitin-conjugating enzyme E2Q-like protein 1 — protein: MATLLRKIGLIRLHNRDTEDPKHHHHHHHHHHNHRSSSSGQQGSALRAKGSQKNSKQQGGGGGGGGCSSSSSTSSSSSSSEGSPGGQRSKKGPEAAQPGPGGGREKPREAAKEPGQAQESRAPQGGGGRPGSAPLVPLPSGSAPLVPAGRQQHCTQVRTRRLMKELQDIARLSDRFISVELVDESLFDWNVKLHQVDKDSVLWQDMKETNTEYILLNLTFPDNFPFSPPFMRVLSPRLENGYVLDGGAICMELLTPRGWSSAYTVEAVMRQFAASLVKGQGRICRKAGKSKKSFSRKEAEATFKSLVKTHEKYGWVTPPVSDG